The nucleotide sequence TCCTCTTCTGACTTGTCGGGCCATCCTGCATGCACGGCACAAGTTATAGAAGAATCCATCCAAGTATCAAAGACGTCTCTTTCAGCAACGAATTTTTCGTGACCACATTTTGGGCATTCCTTGATTCTTGGATTTTCTTGTTTCGGATCTATCGGTGGCCAACTCTCCTCTGCCAATATTATTTCACCACATTTTTTGCAGTACCATATGGGAATTGGAGTGCCAAAGACTCGTTGGCGGCTGATGACCCAGTCCCAATCAAGGGATTTTGCCCAGTCGATAAGGCGGGTTTTCATGTAGTTTGGATACCATTTGAGTGCGTTCGTTGTTTTTTCCACTTGCTCTGTCAGCTGGCGAGTTTTCATAAACCACTGCTTTGTTTCTAATATTTCGATTGGAGTATCACAACGGTCACATAAGCCGACTTCTTGTTGAATGGGCTCAATTTTAATCAGCAACCCTTGTTGCTTGAGGTCTTCTGCAATGGCTTTTTTGACTTCTTGGATCGTTAAGCCTTCATATTTACCTGCGTTTTTATTCATTTTCCCGTCTTTGGTTAGAACTGTGACAGAAAGGAGCCTGTGTTTAGCTACAGTTTTCACGTCTGCTTTGTCGCCATAAGTACAAATCATGACTACGCCAGTGCCAAATTCCGGGTCTACCATGTTGTCAGTAATTATTTCAACGGTGCGGTTTGCAGTTGGAATGTGAATGCTTTTGCCTACATACTTTTTGTAGCGTTCATCTTTTGGGTTAACGGCGACGGTGACGCAGGCTGGTATAAGTTCGGGACGTGTGGTGGCAATAGTTAGGTAGCCGCTTTTTTCTAGTGGAAATTTGATGTGGTAGAGAGCGCCTTGGCGTGTTTCGTAGTTTACTTCGGCGTCCGCTATGGCTGTTTCGCAGCTGGGACACCAGTTTACAGGGTGAGTGCCCTGGTAGATGTAGCCTTTCTTGTAGAGCATCATGAAGCTTAGTTGGGTGCGGCGCCAGTAGTCAGGGTTCATGGTTTTGTATTCAACTGTCCAGTCGTTGCTGCAGCCGAGCTGTTTTATGGCGGTTTTCATGATGCTAATGTATTTGTCTACGAATTTTTTGCAGAGGTTGATAAATTCGGCTGTGGTAGTGTCAGACTTTCTGACTCCATATTCTTTTTCAGCTCTTCTCTCGATCTGCAAGCCATGGCAGTCCCAGCCTTGGGGAAAGTAGACGTTATAGCCTTGCATGCGTTTGTAGCGGGCAATGATATCGAAATAAGTCCAGTTAAGAACATTACCCATGTGAAATTCGCCGCTTGGGTAGGGCGGAGGAGTATCGATGCTGAAAGTAGGTTTAGAAAAATCGTTCCAGTCAAAGTGATAGATACCCCATTCTTCCCACTTACGTTGCCACTTTTCTTCGGTGGCAAGAAAATCAATTTTTTTGGGCAAAGGCTTCATGATGCAAACTTCCGGCTAAACATAACATTTTCATACAGATAAGCAAGGCAAGTAAATAACAATCGAGCTACCATCCTTGGTGCAATAGACCATTATTTAAATCTCTTACCAACTGTTTCTTTTCTTCTGATGCGTGTTCTCCTTCTTATGTTTTTGCACGTATATACCATGGATTGTGCAATAGAGTTTTCCTACAAACAATTCCATCATAAATCCGATAACAATACTGTATATACACGCAATATCTGTACAAACACATTATAGGTTTCTAAAATCGCATTAGCCGTTTGGATTTTTATGTTAAGCTAGACTCATTCTTTTACAATTGTGTATCGGCGGCCTATGGGGTTTATTTGGCCTTTTTCAAAGAGCCTCTTCAGAGTTCTATAAATGGTTTTTTCTGGTTTGCTGAGTTTCTCAGCGATTTCAGCCAAAGTTAAAGGCCTTGGAGAGCTTCGCAACAGTTCGAGGACCGGTTTGTCAAGCTTACCCAATAACAACACCACACATATGAGAGCTTTAATTTTCACATCAATCTCTATTTATAGCTTACCTAATACACACGCATCATTATTAAAGAACCCTTTGAAAATCCAAAGCCGAAAATCCCACCCACACATTTGAAGGCTACGTTGGACAGCTCGACCCGAAAGCGACAAGCATCTCTCTCCAAGACTTGATCATATTATTCTGAGTGCAACAGAAAGAATACAATCATAGGTGCAAACACATAAATAATCAAGATGAAGCCATCAAAGAAGATAACTTTTTAGGCTATCTAACAACTCTATCTATCTCAACTCTCCAAAAGGAGCGCCATAAACATTGACCTCTCAAGAACCCAAGGAACATGACAAACTTACTAAACAACAAGAACAATGGGAAAAAACCACAGTTCCGAATTGGCTAAAACGCCATCCGGAAAGAAAAAAAGAATTCTACAACACCTCAGAAATCCCAATAGAACGGCTCTACACCCCGGTGGACACCAATAACATCGACTACATTCAACACATAGGATTCCCAGGAGAATACCCCTTCACCCGCGGCGTACATGCCACAATGTATCGAGGCCGCCTATGGACAATGCGCCAGTTCAGCGGTTTTGGCACTGCAGAGCAAACGAATAGACGGTTCAAATATCTTCTTCATGAAGGGGAAACTGGTCTCAGTATCGCCTTCGACTACCCTAGTATCATGGGCTACGACTCTGATCATTCGATGTCAGAAGGCGAAGTAGGCAGATGCGGTGTCGCAGTTGCATCGCTCAAAGATTTTGAGATTCTCTTTGACGGAATTCCTCTCGACAAGGTAACAACCAGCATGACCATAAACGGCCCTGCAGCTATACTGTTGGCAATGTATGTCGCCATAGGAGACAAACAAGGCGTTCCACGCACAATGCTTGGAGGCACGACACAAAACGACCTTCTCAAAGAATTCTTCGCCCAAAAACTCTGCATATTTCCTCCAAGGCCATCAGTCAAACTTGTTATAGACATAGTTGAATACTGCACTAAGAATCTGCCAAAATGGAATCCTATAAGCATAAGCGGCTACCACATCCGCGAAGCAGGCTCAAACGCCACTCAAGAACTAGCCTTCACACTTTACGATGGCATCGCCTACGTAGAAGCAGCCATCGAAAGAGGACTCAAAGTAGACAACTTCGCCCCACGCTTAAGCTTCTTCTTCGCCAGCCACAACGACCTTTTCGAAGAAATAGCTAAATTCCGAGCGGCACGTAGACTATGGGCGAAACTTATGAAGAACAGATTCCACGCCCAAAAGCCACGCTCCATGTGGATGCGCATGCATGTCCAGACATCTGGCTGCACATTAACAGCTAATCAGCCTCTCAACAACATAATCCGCGTCACAATCCAATCGCTTGCTGCAATACTTGGTGGAACACAAAGCTTGCACACAAATAGTCACGACGAAGCATTATGCCTTCCCACCGACGAAGCTGTCCGCATAGCCCTGCGCACACAGCAGATAATTGCACGCGAAAGTGGTGTCCCAAATACGATAGACCCAGTTGGAGGAAGCTATTACGTGGAAACATTAACAAATCAGATGGAAGAAAAAGCCATGGATTACATTGAAAAAATCGACAACATGGGTGGCGTCTACGAAGCCATCGAAAGAGGATTCTTCCAAAAAGAAATCGCTGATAGCGCCTATAAGTACCAACGTGAAATTGACAGCAATAAGAGAACGTTGGTTGGCGTGAACGAATATTTCATCGAAGAACCTGAATGCCCCATCGAACTCCTACGCATCGACCCTAGAGTTGAAGAACAACAAGTAGCGAGACTTCAAAAGCTTCGGCGCGAACGCAATAATGCTAAAGTAGAACAAGCCTTAGACAAACTTCATGATGCAGCAGACAAAGACCAAAACCTGATGTCTATAATAATTGAAGCTGTAAAAGCTTATGCGACGATAGGTGAAATATGTGGTGTCCTTCGGAAAGTGTATGGGGAATATAAGGAATTGATAGTTGTCTAGGAGGAGGCATTTAGACATTGCAAGATAGAAAAATCCGAGTTCTTGTGGCAAAGCCAGGGTTGGATAGCCACGATAGAGGCGCAAAAATTGTGGCGAGGGCTTTAAGAGACGCTGGAATGGAAGTCATCTACACTGGGCTGAGACAAACACCCGAACAAATAGTGGAGACAGTCTTACAAGAAGATGTTGACATTCTAGGACTTAGCATACTGTCAGGCGCTCACATGACACTTTTCCCCAGAATAATGGAACTCATCAAGCAAAAGGGACTAGATGATGTCATTGTATTTGCTGGTGGTATAATCCCCGAAGAAGATGTTTCGTCTCTTAAGCATCTAGGAATAAAAGAAACCTTTGGACCTGGCACACCAACAGAAACCATAGTAAATTTTGTCAAAAAAAGTGTAGAGAAAAGCCGTTGATAAGAATTGATCGACGCTCAACACCTTGTCGACGCTGTACTGAAAGGAGACCGCAGAACTGTAGCCCGAGTAATAACACTCATAGAAAATAACACCTTGGAAGCCAAAAAAATCGTATCACTGCTTTATCCCCACACTGGGAAAGCCCGAATAATCGGGATGACAGGACCAGGCGGAGCGGGAAAAAGCACTTTAGTTGAGAAACTAGTCAGGGAACTGAGGCAGCGAGGCAAAACTGTAGGAGTAGTGGCTGTTGACCCCACCAGCCCATTTTCTGGCGGAGCGTTCTTAGGCGACCGCATACGCATGCAAGACCTTAGCACTGACCAGGGAGTTTTCATCCGAAGCATGGCAACACGAAATAACCCTGGAGCCTTAGCTAAAGCCACGAAAGATGCTGTTCACGTCCTGGACGCAGCTGGCAAAAATGTAATTATCGTGGAAACTGCCGGAGCCGGACAGTCAGAAGTAGACATCATTAAAGTAGCCCAGACGGTCGTTGTGGTTCTAACTCCAGGCTTTGGTGATGAAATTCAAGCGATAAAAGCTGGCATCATGGAAATAGGCGACATTTTCGTCATCAACAAGGCTGACCGCGAAAACGCAAACAAAGCAGTTACCGATATCCAAACCATGTTAGAACTTGGTAATAAAAGAGGTAAATGGACCCCCGCAATAATCAAAACCATAGCCATTACCGGCGAAGGGACCGCCCAACTCTTAGACAAGATTGATGAACACAGAGAATACCTCGAGAAAGGCGAAGCCGACCTGAGACAGAAAAGAATAGTGGAAACAGAACTTGTAGACGCGATAAGGCAGAAAACCACTGAATACATTATAGAGACACTGAGAAGGACCGGCGAACTAGATGTGTTAATCTCAAAAATCCTAGCAAAGAAAATTGACCCGCTCACCGCTGCAGAAAAAGCGCTAGTTGAACAGCTTAAAAACTCCAACGAGGACAAATAACCATATGAAAAAACAACAGTTAGCACTCGGTTTAGTGCAAGTTTACACAGGCAACGGAAAAGGAAAAACTTCCGCCGCTTTCGGCCTAGCCCTCAGAGCCATCGGTCGAGGGTTAAAAGTCTACGTAATACAATTCATTAAAGGCGGCTTCGACTACGGCGAACTTTACGCCGTTAAGCAACTTGCAAACTTGAAGTTAAAGGCCTTTGGTCGCGGAAAATTCATAACAGAAAAACCCCCAGAAAAGGTTGATGTAGGATGTGCAAGAGAAGCTTTTGAATTGGCCAAAAAAGTTGTTGTCAGCGGCGAGTACGACATCGTAATCCTGGACGAAATCAACGTAGCACTCAACCTAAAACTGATAAAAGTAGCCGATGTTATCGAGCTGGTTAGGAATAAACCTAAGCATGTAGAACTGGTTTTAACGGGACGACGTGCCCATCCAGAAATTATTGAGATGGCTGATCTGGTTACAGAAATGAAGGAGATTAAACATCCTTTCAGAAAGGGAGTGCCACCTAGGAAAGGCATCGAATACTAAAGATCACTATCTTATGCAAGCCCAAGGAGTTTCCATTCCATCAACCACGACTTCTTTGTAAAAGTCTAATGTCTCTTCTTTGCTGTTCGTTCCTGTAGTTATCATGATTCCACTCTTGAGGATGCTTGCCAGAACTCCGCTTTTTGTCGTGAAGGTTACACCGAATTTGGCTTCTACATTTAGCTGTGCCCCTTCTCGCTTCAAAAGACCAACTAATTTCTCCATTTTCAAGTTCAAATTTTCTTTTGGGACTACAACGAAAACTCTCTTGTTGTTTCTTCCACAGCTCTCTTCAACCAGAACACGCTTCAAGGGTAAGGGGCTAGCTTTGGGTTGGCACCCGCAAACTGGGCAGCTCTCAGCTCGTGCAATCTCAATTTCCTCAAAGCGCATAAAGCCAACATCACAGTATAAGAGCTTATTTTTGAGGTTTGGCGACCTTCCCAAGAGGATTTTAACTGTTTCGGCGACTTCTACGCTTGCTACGACGCCTATGACTGACGGATGCACTCCGACTGTGGCGCATGATGGCAAGCTGTTGTCGTCAAGGTCTCCATAGAAACATTCTAGGCATGCAGTCTCTTGAGGGATGATCGTGGACGCGTTTCCAAAGGTTGATATGGCAGAGCCAAACACGTAGGGAATTTCGAGTCTGACGCAAGCTCTGTTTATAGCATATCGGCTGGTCATGTTGTCTAGACCGTCAACAACTGCGTCCACCCCACCTAATACTTCATCCGCGTTGTGTTCATTAAGGGAAAGAGGAAGCGGTTCAAATTTCACGTAGGGATTTAATCTCTCCAACTTCTTCACAGCCGCTCCCACCTTTGGAAAGCCAATGACATCAAAGTCGTAAAGATACTGCCTTTGCAGATTAGATTCTTCAACAACATCTCGATCAACAAGTCTTAAATGTCCTACACCCATGGCGGCTAACTGGATGGCTATCGTAGAGCCGAGACCTCCTAGCCCTACTACACAGACTTTTGCCCTCTTCAGTTTCAGCTGCCCCTCATATCCTACTTCTTCTAACATTATCTGCCTTGAGTAAAACCGCAACTCTTCATCTGAGAGCTTCTTCTCTTGTTCCTCAAGTAAACGCTTTAGGCGTTTCTCCATTTTCAACTCGTGAGGATGTTCTTCAGGAGGGGCAGGCAACTGTCTCAAGTATTCTTCTATATTAGTTGTCTCAGCTTTCTCCGATTTACTTCGTTCTTTCTTTACTTCAGCCATACTAAATCCTCTCCTTTAACATTCGTTCTTTTGGGTTCTTCCTAATCCTTAACTCGCTAAACATTATGCATATTTCTGCTAAAAAGATAGTTGGTCGAAATTAGAGAGCTAAAACATGTGAACATACGGCATGAGTTCATACGCGTTTTGCGGTCTGATGGATAAGTCAAGTTGCAAGTATGCTGCTGAAGAGTTAAAGTAAGGTGGTCCTTTTCTTGAGAACAATGTTAGTATTTTGCCTTCATGGTTGATTTTGAAACCTCTTTGAGAGGGCTCATGCCCACGAATCAGAAATTTGACATTCAACATGTTAAGGAAATTTTGAGTGACATCTTTACCAAAGAGTTTCCCAGCTCCTCTGAGTGATGAATGAGTTCCTATGATAGTCTCATCTGGGTCGCTCCAAAGGATTTCTTCAAGATGTCTTTCCTTTGGGTGCATCGAATGAGCAAAAATTAAATCGTTTAGTGAGGAAGCACAACTTGGCACTCCGCCATGAATCATCACACAAAGCCCATCCACAACAACTGCAGTGAACAAATACTGGAATAGTTCACGAATTTTTGAATAGACAACTGAGCCTTCTTTGCCAAACCTTGCCTGCAGGTTTTCTGGCAAGTCATGTGGATAAGCCAACAAGTCGTCTGGACCTTCATGGTTCCCTCGCATCAATACCACTTTTTGCGGAAAAAGCTGCTTTAACTTCAGGATTAAATAGTAAACTTCCGGAGAATGGGAACCTCTGTCTCCGTAGTCGCCGAGAAAAACCAAGAGAACACTATTTTGTGTTGCCTTTTCCATAAACTTTGAAGCTTTCAGCACATACACAAGACTCTCCAGATCACCATGTAGATCACCTATAACAATTACCTCCCCAGAAGGCTTCGCTTTAATGACCCGCCCCTCAATGCTCAATCTTCCCATTCGCCCTTCTTCTGAAGCCAAGAGTTCAATGGATTCATCGATCAAGCTAATGTATTCTTTGCTGTTGGCTTTCAGTGCTTTGCGGGATATTTCGACAAGATCTGTCATTTGCTCGACTAGCCCTGACATAGTATGCAAAGTATAACATTTATGTAATATCTACATGATTTCCACTCTTTTTTGAGTAGTTACTCTTAAATAGCTAGTGGTTTACCTTGTAAAATCGCGTGGTTAACACTATGGTCTTCTTAAACTCGAAACAAATAGCTTTCATTGCTATAATGAGCGCCTTAGGAAACATCCTCGCTGGAATTTCAATTAACGTTGCCCCAATATTAGCAGCCACCTCCCCAGGTGGGGGTGGAGCAGCATTAGATTTCTCACACATCGCAACGTTTATCGCCGCAGTCTTCGGAGGCCCTAGTATAGGAGCAATTGTAGGGTTCCTTGGTGGAATATATTCAGGATACTCGTTTGGCTTCACAGTAGGTAGCCTTGGATTCCTTTCACTTATTGGGATACCAGTCGGAAAAGCTCTAACAGGCCTAACAACTGGTCTACTCTTCAAAGGACTGAAAGTAAACAAAAGCTCACGTCCTTCTACTTACACTGTTCCCATTGTGCTTCTATCATTCATTCCTGAATGCTTGTTTACAGTTTTCTATTTCCTTTACCTAGTCTTGTATGTTTATGGCTTTGCCATGACGTTTATGCTATCGATAATTATCCCTAAAGCCTGGATTGAAATCATATTAATGAGTTTTCTTATGGGGGCATTGGTAGGGAATGTTGGCTTCAGAGATTTTATTTCAAGATTCCTTTCTTACCCGATACGTTCAATGAAAAAGCAGTTAGAGAAAAAATAGTCTTAGTAATAGTGTTTTATTGTAATGGTTTTATTTTGAAAGTATCGACTTGATATTTTCTCGTATTTCTTCTGATCTTTCTTGGATCATCTTGAGTAAGTCTTTGAATTCTTCATCGTTAGGATATCTTTTATATGCTCCATATGTGCAGAAGCCTAAGCCCTCAAGTAAGTCTCCTATTATGATGCCGAAAAGAAAGTTTCTTTTTGATTTTATGGTGTTGAGAAATTTTTTGTTCATCAGTTGGTAGTAGGTTTCAAGAGTCCCTTGAAGCAGTTTGTCGAGAGCTTTTCCTAGGGTCTCTTCTAGTTTCTTTTCCATTGAATCATCGCACTGCTAGTCGAATTTTTCTCTGACAATCATTTTGCGGAATTTTCTCATGTGATCGCAGTCTGATTTTAGGCGTTTGAGTTCCTTAGTCTCCATCTGAAGCTTAGCAACTCTTAAACGAATTTCTTTAAGTTTACCCATTTCAGTTCGGAATGCAATTTCTTTTTGTCTTAAAATCCATTATGAAGAGGGAATCAATATTTGAAATAAGGGAATTTCTCAGCTGTTAAGATGATTAATGAAAAACCAGTTTCCCCAAAAAAAGCTATACTCCGGGTCTATTAAGGACCTATCGGGAGCATATAGAAGGAGGGCAACACCTCAGCGATGCGTGAAATTGCTGTGACAAATGATTTTAGTGCCTTCCTACAAATAACGCTGTTTGGTTGCTTTACATGGACTTGCTATTGAAGGCGAATGTGACAAGTAAAGGCGCAATCCTTTTGGGAAAACATGTGGCCTGTGACGCTTATGAAGAAAACAGGCCCCTGAGAGTTGTGACCCACGCGCACGCTGACCACATGAACGGGCTGCATCGAAGTTTGAAAAACTGCGACACAGTGGTGATGACGCCCGCAACCAAAGATTTAATTGATGTCATGAGGGGACAGAGCTTTCTCTTGAGAGGAAATGTAAAAGCAATCGAGTACGATAAGCCTTTGATTTTTGACGATGAGCAGTTAACTCTTCACAAAGTTGACCACATTCTCGGTACGGCTCAAGTGCTCGTGGAGGACGCTGATGGTATGCGTATCCTCTACACAAGTGACTTTCGAATCCAAAACACTCCGGTCATTCAGTCTGACGTCCTAATCATTGAGGCTACTTATGGTAGTCCATGGCGCACAAGAAACTTCGGAGACGAGGTAACACACATGCTAGTCTCTATCGTTGAGAAAGGACTGAAACAAGGCCCTGTTTATGTTTTCGGATATCACGGAAAACTTCAAGAGGTAATGCAGATATTACACGAAGCAAAGATTAATGCACCATTTATAATGCCTGAAAGAATCCTTCAAATTTCGAAAATCCATCAGAAACACGGAGTAAGAATTTGTAGACCTCTATTCTTGACCAAACACGAATTACAGCTCACCTTACAAGAAGAAACGCAATATGTTGCCTTTTACCATATGAATTGGCGCAAAAAAATAGGTTTGAACAGGTTTAGAGTTTGTGTGAGTGGTTGGGAGTTTAATTCGCCTTGCAGGCAAACAGGTGAAAAAGAATACGTTGTAGCCTTGAGCGACCACTCCGACTTCAAAGGTTTGCTGGAATACGTCAGGCAAAGCAACCCACAACTAGCCATAACCGATAACTACCGAGCTGGTGATGCATATGCGCTTGCAAAACAGATAAAGAAGCAACTCGGAATCGAAGCAAAACCCCTCCCAGCATAACAACCTTTTCCAGCAATCTCGTGCACGCCCAATTCTTGCCAAAACATACATGTACAATAGCAAGATTTGCTAGAGTAAAGAATTTAAACAGCAATCTCCTTTCACATAGGAGGCAGGTCAGAATCATGGGTGTACGAATTCGAGTGCAAAGACGAGGACGAGGAGGACCAACTTTCCAAGCATCCACTCAAAAGAGAATAGCGCCAGCCAAATACCCTCCAATCAGCAACGAACAACTAGAAGGCGTCATCGAGGGCAGAATAGAAGGAATTTTCCACGAACCCGGACGAGGCTCACCCCTCGCCAGAATAAAACTACAAGACAACAAAGACTACCACTTCATAGTTCCTGAAGGCGTACACGAAGACCAAAGAATCCAAATTGGCAGCCAAGCACCAATCGAAATAGGCAACATCCTTCCTCTAAGCAACATACCCGAAGGCACCATGATCTGCGGAATAGAACTCTCACCAGGTGACGGAGGAAAGATAGCACGTTCATCCGGAACATATGCAACCGTCGTCGCCCACACACCACAAGGAACCATGATAAAATTCCCTTCAAGGAAAACAAAATACGTCAATGACCTATGCCGCGCTACCATAGGCATTGTCTCCGGAGCTGGGCGGCTTGAAAAACCATTCCTTAAAGCCGGCAAAAAATACCACAAGAAGAAAGCGAAAGGTCATAAATATCCACGAACACGTGGCAGAGCCATGGTCGCTGCCGCGCATCCTTACGGGAGTAGTAAGAGAGGCGGTCGCAAAGTCACCACAGTCGCACGCGGGGCACCACCAGGCAAGAAAGTAGGCTTAATTGCAGCTAGAAGTACTGGCAGGAAGCAAAGAAGAAGAAGGTAACTTCGGAAAAGGTTAATAAACAGCCCTAGAGAAGCAATGAGTAGGCGAACGTAAAAAAAATGCCGAAAGTATTCATGTACCGGGGATATACTCTCGAACAATTGCAAAGTCTTTCAATGGACGAGTTTATACTTTTGCTCCCATCCCGCCATCGCAGAAGCCTACAACGCGGACTCAAAGCTGAGCAACGAATCTTGTTGGAAAACGTAAGAGCCGCAAAAGCGGCGATGGATAAAGGACAAAGTGTCATAGTTAAAACCCACACCCGAGACATGGTCATACTCCCAGAAATGGCCGGTGTGACAATATTACTTCACAATGGGAAAGAATTTCTCCCCATTGAAATCGCTCCTCAAATGATTGGGCATTATCTTGGAGAATACGCGATCACAAATAAGCCTGTAAAACATGGGCAACCAGGTATTGGCGCTTCAAGGTCGTCAATGTATGTGCCACTGAAATAAATAGTTGCAATAATTTTCTACGCGCGATAACTTGGTTCAGTTTTCTTCTTTTTTTCGCTTGCTAATGGTACTTTAGGAAGTGGAATAGGTGGGGGAATATTCAGAGTTCTGGAAATAAGCACGGATTCCAAAAACACAACATTAGAAATGGTCTGTACAATAATAGGCGGTGGCGCTTTCTTCTCTCCGTAACTTGAAAATATTTTTTCCAGCTCTTCTTTATCTCCCGTGACGTTAGCCTTGCCTTTAACACTGATTTGAGCCACTGCAGGATTGTAGTTTATGGTAAAAACAAAAGGTACTTCCAACAAATCTTCACTCGGCTTATTTATACTTATGAGGTTGAGGTTTGTAGCGATCTTCACTGGAGGAAGGGGGCGTCTGATTTCCCAAAAGCGTTCAGCGGATATGCTGTTTATGGAAACATTAACGCGGATTTTAATCTTTGGCTGACTCAGTCTTCTACGCCTCGCTATTCTTGGTTTTGTTTGTACCGTGTAAAGCCACAGTGTCCACACGTGTATCGGTTGCCATGGTCTGCCATGAAGTAACCTGGACCGCATCTTTCACAGAATGGTCGCAGCCGTGTCAAGCTTTTTTCCTCAATTTTGTAGTAGCTGAAAATGCTTTTCTCTTTTTTCTTCTTTTTTTCCACCTTTGCCTTCTTAGGTTCTACAGGTTTTTCTTCTACAACTTCCTCTGCAACTTCTTCAGTCTCAGCTTCTTCTTTGGCCTCTGATTTCTCAGTTTCTTCAGACATTCACTATTCCTCTTTCTTTCTTTCTTCTTTTTGGTCTTCGGATTTAGGAGTGGAGGGTGCTTCCTTTGCCTCTTCTCCTTTCTCTGGTTCTCCTTCTTCAAGTTTTTCTTCCTTTATCGGCTTTTTCTCTTCTAGTTTTGGTGTTTTTGGTTTTTCTGTTTCCTCTGCGGGTTTTTTAGGGGAAACATTACGGGTAATAATGTGTTCGGGTTCGATCAGCTTTGCTTGTTCAGCAGATTCGTAGGCGTTCGCCTCTCCTATGGCAGTCATTGTACCGGTTTTCGTTTCTACTTTCTCCACGAACACCAAGTCGATTTCTATCTTTAGCATGTTCGCCAGATTTTTTCTTAGTTCTAAACGTGAAGTGGTTTGTCCTTCTTGACTGTGATCAACTTCAAAGACAACTTCTTTTCTTTTTAGTAAAGGGTTGTATTTTTGGGAGAGGATTTTCAACTTCAAATCTATTCTTCCGTTAACGAGTAGTTATGGCACAAAAAAAGTGTTTTTGTCCTTATAAAGTTTCATTCCTTTTGATAAGTACTAGGGTTTATATT is from Candidatus Bathyarchaeota archaeon and encodes:
- a CDS encoding MBL fold metallo-hydrolase, with the translated sequence MDLLLKANVTSKGAILLGKHVACDAYEENRPLRVVTHAHADHMNGLHRSLKNCDTVVMTPATKDLIDVMRGQSFLLRGNVKAIEYDKPLIFDDEQLTLHKVDHILGTAQVLVEDADGMRILYTSDFRIQNTPVIQSDVLIIEATYGSPWRTRNFGDEVTHMLVSIVEKGLKQGPVYVFGYHGKLQEVMQILHEAKINAPFIMPERILQISKIHQKHGVRICRPLFLTKHELQLTLQEETQYVAFYHMNWRKKIGLNRFRVCVSGWEFNSPCRQTGEKEYVVALSDHSDFKGLLEYVRQSNPQLAITDNYRAGDAYALAKQIKKQLGIEAKPLPA
- a CDS encoding 30S ribosomal protein S27ae, producing MEKKKKKEKSIFSYYKIEEKSLTRLRPFCERCGPGYFMADHGNRYTCGHCGFTRYKQNQE
- a CDS encoding ThiF family adenylyltransferase, with translation MAEVKKERSKSEKAETTNIEEYLRQLPAPPEEHPHELKMEKRLKRLLEEQEKKLSDEELRFYSRQIMLEEVGYEGQLKLKRAKVCVVGLGGLGSTIAIQLAAMGVGHLRLVDRDVVEESNLQRQYLYDFDVIGFPKVGAAVKKLERLNPYVKFEPLPLSLNEHNADEVLGGVDAVVDGLDNMTSRYAINRACVRLEIPYVFGSAISTFGNASTIIPQETACLECFYGDLDDNSLPSCATVGVHPSVIGVVASVEVAETVKILLGRSPNLKNKLLYCDVGFMRFEEIEIARAESCPVCGCQPKASPLPLKRVLVEESCGRNNKRVFVVVPKENLNLKMEKLVGLLKREGAQLNVEAKFGVTFTTKSGVLASILKSGIMITTGTNSKEETLDFYKEVVVDGMETPWACIR
- a CDS encoding 50S ribosomal protein L2, producing the protein MGVRIRVQRRGRGGPTFQASTQKRIAPAKYPPISNEQLEGVIEGRIEGIFHEPGRGSPLARIKLQDNKDYHFIVPEGVHEDQRIQIGSQAPIEIGNILPLSNIPEGTMICGIELSPGDGGKIARSSGTYATVVAHTPQGTMIKFPSRKTKYVNDLCRATIGIVSGAGRLEKPFLKAGKKYHKKKAKGHKYPRTRGRAMVAAAHPYGSSKRGGRKVTTVARGAPPGKKVGLIAARSTGRKQRRRR
- a CDS encoding serine/threonine protein phosphatase yields the protein MTDLVEISRKALKANSKEYISLIDESIELLASEEGRMGRLSIEGRVIKAKPSGEVIVIGDLHGDLESLVYVLKASKFMEKATQNSVLLVFLGDYGDRGSHSPEVYYLILKLKQLFPQKVVLMRGNHEGPDDLLAYPHDLPENLQARFGKEGSVVYSKIRELFQYLFTAVVVDGLCVMIHGGVPSCASSLNDLIFAHSMHPKERHLEEILWSDPDETIIGTHSSLRGAGKLFGKDVTQNFLNMLNVKFLIRGHEPSQRGFKINHEGKILTLFSRKGPPYFNSSAAYLQLDLSIRPQNAYELMPYVHMF
- a CDS encoding 30S ribosomal protein S19; translation: MPKVFMYRGYTLEQLQSLSMDEFILLLPSRHRRSLQRGLKAEQRILLENVRAAKAAMDKGQSVIVKTHTRDMVILPEMAGVTILLHNGKEFLPIEIAPQMIGHYLGEYAITNKPVKHGQPGIGASRSSMYVPLK